GCGAAGGAGCCGCCGGTGACCACCCTCGAACCGCAGGACGCGACCGAAGAGCAGGGACCCGAGGGCTACGCGGCGGACCGGCTGCGACTCCTCCACGAGAAGGAGCGGACCGGCCCCGAGCGCCGTACCGCCCTCGCCCGTCTCACCGACGACTGGCTCGCCGGACTCTTCGCCGCCGCCGCGCCGCCCCGGGGGGTCGCCCTCGTCGCCGTCGGCGGCTACGGCCGCGCCGAACTCTCCCCGCGCAGCGACCTCGACCTCCTCCTGCTCCACGACGGCAGCGCCCCCAAGGAGGCCGTCGCCGCCCTCGCCGACCGCATCTGGTACCCCGTCTGGGACCTCGGACTCGCCCTCGACCACTCCGTCCGCACCCCCGCCCAGGCCCGCGCCACCGCCGCCGAGGACCTCAAGGTCCAGCTCGGCCTCCTCGACGCCCGGCCGCTGGCCGGCGACGCCGCCCTCGCCGCCGCCCTGCGCTCCACCGTCCTCGCCGACTGGCGCAACCAGGCGGTCCGCCGCCTCCCCGAACTCGCCGAGCTCTGCCGTGACCGCGCCGAACGCTCCGGCGAACTCCGCTTCCTCCTGGAACCCGACCTCAAGGAGGCCCGCGGCGGCCTCCGCGACGCCCAGGCACTGCGCGCCGTCGCCGCCTCCTGGCTCGCCGACGCCCCCCGCGACGGGCTCGACACCGCCCGCCGCCGCCTCCTCGACGCCCGAGACGCCCTCCACCTGGCCACCGGCCGCGCCACCGACCGGCTCGCCCTCCAGGAACAGGACGCCGTCGCCGAGGAACTCGGCCTGCTCGACGCCGACACCCTGCTCCGCGGCGTGTACGAGGCCGCCGGCGTCGTCACGTACGCCTCCGACGTCACCTGGCGCGAGGTCGGCCGCGTCCTCAAGGCCCGCTCCGCCCGCCCCCGGCTCCGCTCGCTCCTCGGCGGCCGGGCCGGCCCGAAGGCACCCGCCGAGCGCACCCCGCTCGCCGAGGGCGTCGTCGAGATGGACGGCGAGGCCGTCCTCGCGCTCTCCGCCAAACCCGAACGCGACCCGGCCCTCCCGCTGCGCGCCGCCGCCGCGGCCGCCCAGCACGGCCTGCCGCTCTCCCCGCACGCCGTCCGCCGGCTCGCCGCCACCGCCAAACCGCTGCCGGTGCCGTGGCCCGCCGAGGCCCGCGAGAACCTCGTCACCCTCCTCGGCGCCGGCGCCTCAGCCGTCCCGGTCTGGGAGGCCCTGGAGGCCGAGGGGCTCGTCACCCGGCTGCTGCCCGACTGGGAGCGCGTCCGGCACCGCCCGCAGCGGAACCCCGTCCACACCTGGACCGTCGACCGGCACCTCGTCGAGACCGCCGTCCGCGCCGCCTCCCTCACCCGCCGCGTCGGCCGCCCCGACCTCCTCCTCGTCGCCGCCCTCCTCCACGACATCGGCAAGGGCTGGCCCGGCGACCACTCCGTCGCCGGCGAGACCATCGCCCGCGACCTCGCCGCCCGCATCGGCTTCGACCGCACCGACACCGCCACCGTCGCCACCGTCGTCCGCCACCACCTGCTCCTCGTCGACACCGCCACCCGCCGCGACCTCGACGACCCCGCCACCGTCCAGGCCGTCGCCGCCGCCGTCGGCACCGTCGGCACCCTCGAACTCCTCCACGCCCTCACCGAGGCCGACGCCCTCGCCACCGGACCCGCCGCCTGGTCCGCCTGGCGCGCCTCCCTCGTCGCCGACCTCGTCAAGCGCGTCACCGGCGTGCTCGCGGGGGAGCCGCTGCCCGACCCCGAGGCGGCCGCGCCCAGCGCCGAACAGGAACGGCTCGCCGTCGAGGCGCTGCGCACCGGCGAACCCGTCCTCGCCCTCCACACCCGCGACGAACAGCCCCTCGACCCGGACGAGCCCGAACCCGTCGGCGTCGAACTCCTCATCGCCCTCCCGGACCAGCCGGGCGTCCTGCCCGCCGTCGCGGGCGTCCTCGCCCTGCACCGGCTCACCGTCCGCGCCGCCGACCTGCGCGCCGTGGAACTCCCCACGGAACTGGGCTCCGCGCCCGGCTCCGTCCTCGTCCTCGACTGGCGGGTCGCGGCCGAGTACGGCTCCCTGCCCCAGGGGCACCGGCTCCGCGCCGACCTGCTGCGCGCCCTGGACGGCTCCCTCGACATCGCGGCCCGGCTCGCGGAGCGGGAGGCCGCCTACCCGCGCCGCCGGGGCGTCCAGGCCCCGCCGCCCCGCGTCACCGTGGCCCCCGCCGACTCCCGCCTCGCCACCGTCCTGGAGGTCCGCGCCCAGGACGCCCCCGGCCTCCTCCACCGCATCGGCCGCGCCCTGGAGGGAGCGGCGGTCCGGGTGCGCAGCGCCCATGTCTCCACGCTCGGCGCCAACGCGGTGGACACCCTGTACGTGACGCGTCCGGACGGCTCCCTCCTCCCCGACGAGGAGGCGATCGACCTGGCCAGGGCGCTGGAGGAGGCGCTGGGCTGAGGGGCCCCGGCCCCGCCTCCGGTCGCCGGATCGGGCGGGCGGGGCCACACTCTCCGGGCGGCCCGATACCCTGGAGGGCAATCCGACCGCCCACGACACCGAGGATCCGCGACCGCCGTGTTCGATACCCTCTCCGACCGCCTTGCAGCGACCTTCAAGAACCTCCGCGGCAAGGGCCGTCTGTCCGAGGCGGACATCGACGCCACCGCACGCGAGATCCGGATCGCCCTGCTCGAAGCGGACGTGGCCCTTCCGGTCGTCCGCTCCTTCATCAAGCAGGTCAAGGAGCGCGCCACCGGCGCCGAGGTCTCGCAGGCCCTCAACCCTGCCCAGCAGGTCATCAAGATCGTCAACGAGGAGCTCATCGGCATCCTCGGCGGCGAGACCCGCCGGCTGCGGTTCGCCAAGACCGCGCCGACCGTGATCATGCTCGCCGGTCTCCAGGGCGCCGGTAAGACCACCCTCGCCGGAAAGCTCGGTCTCTGGCTGAAGGGGCAGGGCCACTCGCCGCTGCTCGTCGCCTGCGACCTCCAGCGCCCCAACGCGGTCAACCAGCTCTCGGTCGTCGCCGACCGCGCCGGCGTCGCCTTCTACGGCCCGCAGCCGGGCAACGGCGTGGGCGACCCGGTCCAGGTCGCCAAGGACTCGATCGAGTACGCCCGGTCGAAGATGTACGACATCGTCATCGTCGACACCGCCGGCCGCCTCGGCATCGACCAGGAGCTGATGCAGCAGGCCGCGGACATCCGCGACGCCGTCAGCCCCGACGAGATCCTCTTCGTCGTCGACGCCATGATCGGTCAGGACGCGGTCAACACCGCCGAGGCCTTCCGCGACGGCGTCGGCTTCGACGGCGTCGTGCTCTCCAAGCTCGACGGCGACGCCCGCGGTGGTGCCGCGCTCTCCATCGCGCACGTCACCGGCAAGCAGATCATGTTCGCCTCCAACGGCGAGAAGCTGGACGACTTCGACGCGTTCCACCCGGACCGCATGGCGTCCCGCATCCTCGGCATGGGCGACATGCTGTCGCTCATCGAGAAGGCCCAGCAGACCTTCGACGAGGAAGAGGCCGCCAAGATGGCCTCGAAGCTCGCGTCGAAGAAGGGCCAGGACTTCACCCTGGACGACTTCCTCGCCCAGATGGAGCAGGTCCGCAAGATGGGCTCCATCAGCAAGCTCCTCGGCATGCTGCCCGGCATGGGGCAGATGAAGGAGCAGATCGCCAACATCGACGAGCGGGACGTGGACCGTACCGCCGCCATCATCAAGTCGATGACCCCGGCCGAGCGCCAGGACCCGACGATCATCAACGGCTCCCGCCGCGCCCGTATCGCCAAGGGTTCCGGCGTCGAGGTCAGCGCCGTGAAGGGCCTGGTCGAGCGGTTCTTCGAGGCCCGCAAGATGATGTCCCGGATGGCCCAGGGCGGCGGCCTGCCCGGCATGCCCGGCATCCCGGGCATGGGCGGCGGCCCCGGCCGGCAGAAGAAGCAGGTCAAGCAGGCCAAGGGCAAGCGCAAGAGCGGCAACCCGATGAAGCGGAAGGCCGAGGAGCAGGCCGCCCAGGCGAAGCGGGAGCAGGCCCAGCAGGGCGGCGCCTTCGGGCTGCCGGGCGCCGGCCAGGGCCCGCAGGACTTCGAGCTGCCGGACGAGTTCAAGAAGTTCATGGGCTGACACCCGTCGGCCGGGAGGGCCCGGGGCGGTTTCGAGTCACCGAAACCGCCCCGGGCCCTTCTTCGTCCGCCCGGCCCTCCCGTCATGCCCCTTCTGTCCGGATCTTCGATACTGAGGCCACTGCCGCCCCGAGGAGAGCAGACGTGGCCAACCCCGTACCCCCGCGCGACCGGACCGACCAGCCCTGGCGCTCGGAAGGGGCGCCGCCGCCCCCGCCGCCGAAGCGGAAGATGCCCGGAGGCTGGGGCAGCCTCGTCCTCACCGCGCTCGCCGTCTACCTGATCGCCAACGTCGTGCTGTCCTTCTTCAACGAGGGCGACGGGCCGACGATCTCGTACACCGAGTTCAGCAAGCAGGTCACCGCCGGAAACGTCACCAAGATCTACTCCAAGGGCGACGCCATCCAGGGCCAGCTGAAGGAGAAGCAGCCGGTGCCCGACGGCGACGGCGACTACACCAAGTTCCAGACCCAGCGCCCGGCCTTCGCCGACGACGACCTGTGGGCGCAGCTCACCCGGCAGAAGGTCACCGTCACCGCCGAGCCCGTGGTGCAGGAACGTTCGTTCCTCGCCAATCTCCTCCTCTCGCTCGCCCCGATGCTGCTGCTGGTCCTCCTCTGGGTCTTCATCGCCCGCCGGATGAGCGCCGGCATGGGCGGGGCCGGCGGCATGCTCGGCCGCAAGCAGCCGCCGAAACCGGTCGAGCTGGAGGGCGGCAGGCGCACCACCTTCGCCGACGTGGCCGGCATCGACGAGGTGGAGGGCGAGCTCAACGACGTCGTCGACTTCCTCAAGAACCCCCAGGCGTACCGGGACATGGGCGCCAAGATGCCGCGCGGTGTCCTCCTCGCCGGCCCTCCCGGCACCGGCAAGACGCTCCTCGCCCGGGCCGTCGCCGGCGAGGCCGGGGTGCCGTTCTTCTCCGCCTCCGCCTCCGAGTTCATCGAGATGATCGTCGGCGTCGGCGCCTCCCGGGTCCGCGAGCTCTTCGCGGAGGCCCGCAAGGTCGCCCCCGCGATCATCTTCATCGACGAGATCGACACCATCGGCCGGGCCCGCGGCGGCGGCTCAGGGATGGGCGGCCACGACGAGCGGGAGCAGACGCTCAACCAGATCCTCACCGAGATGGACGGCTTCACCGGCTCCGAGGGCGTCATCGTGCTCGCCGCCACCAACCGCGCCGACGTCCTCGACCCCGCCCTCACCCGCCCCGGTCGCTTCGACCGGATCGTCCACGTCAACCCGCCCGACCGCGGCGGCCGCGAGGCGATCCTCCGGATCCACACCCGGCAGATCCCGCTCGCCAAGGACGTCGACCTGGAGCAGGTCGCCCGCACCACCCCCGGCATGACCGGCGCCGAACTCGCCAACCTCGCCAACGAGGCCGCCCTGCTCGCCGTCAAGCGCGAGCAGAAGGCCGTCACCCAGTCGGACCTCTCCGACGCCCTGGAGAAGGTCCAGCTCGGCGCCGAACGGCCCCTCGTCATGCCCGAGGAGGAGCGCCGCCGCACCGCCTACCACGAGAGCGGCCACGCCCTGCTGGGCATGCTCCAGCCCGGTGCCGACCCCGTCCGCAAGATCACCATCGTGCCGCGCGGCCGCGCCCTCGGCGTCACCCTCTCCACCCCCGACGCCGACAAGTACGCCTACACCGAGGAGTACCTGCGCGGCCGGATCATCGGCGCCCTCGGCGGCATGGCGGCCGAGCAGGTCGTCTTCGGCGTCATCACCACCGGCGCCGAGAGCGACCTGGAACAGGTCACCAACATCGCCCGGGGGATGGTCGGCCGCTGGGGGATGAGCGTGACCGTCGGCCGGCTCACCGCCATCCCGAGCGACGCCCAGCAGGCGTACGGACTCTCCGCCGCCCCCTCGACCCTCGACACCGTCGACGCCGAGATGCGCCGGATCGTCGACGAGTGCTACGAGGACGCCGTACGGCTGCTGCGCGAGCACCGCGACCGGCTGGACGCCCTGAGCGCCGCGCTGCTCGCCGAGGAGACGCTGGAGGAGGAGGCGGCCTACCGGGCGGCCGGCATCGAGCGCCCCGACCCGAACGCGCCCGAACCGGGCGTCGGTCCCCGGCCGGAGACGCCCGCCTGAGGCGTACCGCCTACGGCACGCGCGCGACCACGTACCGGAAGACGTTCGGCATCCACACCGTGCCGTCCGCGCGCCGGTACGGGGCCAGCGCCTCCTCGATCTCCTTCTCCACCTGCGCGGGGTCGCCGGCCCGCACCGCCGCGTCGAAGACGCCGGTCGACAGCAGCCCGCGCACCGCGCTGGCCTCGTCCGCGTACCCGAAGGGACAGGCGACCCGGCCGTCGCCGACCGGCCGCAGCCCGGCCCGCACCGCGAGCGCGCCCAGGTCGGCACGGGGGGAGGGGCGCCGGTCCGCGAGCCGGTCGGCGAGCCGCAGCAGCCGCTCCGTCGCGCACCGCTCCGGCGGCCCCCAGCCGGCCAGCACGACCGCCGTGCCCCGTTGGGCCGCCCGGGTGAGGTCGGCCGGGCCGAAGGAGGTGCGGTCGGCCGCGTGGAAGGCGGTGACCACGTCGTACGGGCCGTCCTCCGGTACGTCGGAGGTGACCGGGACGGTGTCGGGGAGGCGGGTTCTGGCCAGTTCCGCGCGCGCGTGGTCCGCCTCCGCCCCGGCGGCCGCGGCGCCCCGGGCGGCGGCCATCAGCAGCGCGAGTCCGGTGCCGCAGTCCAGGCCGAGCAGCCGGGTGCCAGGGCCCACGCCGAGACGTTCGTGGACCGCCTCGTAGAGCGGGACGAGCATCCGCTCCTGGATCTCGGCCCAGTCGCGCGCGGGGTGGTGCGGGACGAGCGTAGGTGTCATGGATCAGGCCCCATTCCGTGCCGGACGACAGCCCCCCGTAGCCAGGGAACTGCGCTTCGCGTCCGGCGTCCAGTGCTCGGGGCGGACGACCGGGGACGAGTTCGGGCCACGCCCCGGGGACGGCGCCGACGGGAGAGGGGGGCCGGTGCCCGAAGTCGGGCACCGGCCCGGTAGTGTCCCCTCCCACACCGCTCCGGCGCGCGTGACGACACCGCGCGCCGGGGCGTATGCGCCGCTGTGCACCAGCTGTGGATGCCTCGCTACCGACTGACGGGTACGTGCAAAATATTTGAGTTGCCCCGGAATGGAACCCGGAGGGGATCCGGCTCGTTGTACCCGACGTGAGCACGACACCACCTGTCCTCGCCGCAGAGCTGGCGCAGGCGTGGGCCGACATTCAGCGGCACCACCCCGAGCTGCCGGACCTCGCCGCGCCCGAGTCCCTGATCGGAGAGTCCTCGTCCGCCTGCGGCGCCGAGCTCTCCTTCGAGCGACTGCTCCACGAGGCAGTCCACGGCATCGCCGCTGCCCGGGGTGTCCGCGACACCTCCCGCGCCGGCCGCTACCACAACCGCAGATTCCTCGCGATCGCCGAGGAGATGGGCCTCGACCATCCCGAGGAGCCGCACGCCAGCAGCGGCTTCTCCCTGGTCACGCTCAACCCCGAGGCGAAGCGGCGCTACCGGCCCACCATCGAGCGGCTGCAGCGCGCCCTCAAGGCCCACACCGTGGCCACGGCCGCCGACACCAAGCGCTCCTTCCGCGGACCGGCCGCCCGGCACGGCTCCTCGGGCGGCGGCGTCCGGGTCAAGGCCGTCTGCGACTGCGGGCGCAACGTGCGCGTGGTGCCGTCGGTGCTCGCCCAGGCCCCGATCGTCTGCGGCGGCTGCGGAAAGCCCTTCCGGATCCCCGAGACGGTGGGCGCCGCCGGCTGACCTGGCGGCGTGTGGCACAATGGTCAGCTGTACTCGACAGTCGCACAGGACCCCTCTCTCCTCCGGCTGACGCGTCCATCGGGCACCCGAGTACCGCAACCCCACGTGGCATCTCAAGTGCCCAACCACGTCAAGACCAGGAGACACCACTCCAGTGGCAGTCAAGATCAAGCTCAAGCGCCTCGGCAAGATTCGCCAGCCGCACTACCGCATCGTCGTCGCCGACTCGCGCACCCGCCGTGACGGCCGCGCGATCGAGGAGATCGGCCTCTACCACCCGACGTACAACCCGTCGCGTATCGAGGTCGACTCCGAGCGTGCGCAGTACTGGCTCTCCGTCGGCGCCCAGCCGACCGAGCCCGTCCTCGCCATCCTGAAGCTCACCGGCGACTGGCAGAAGCACAAGGGCCTCCCCGCCCCGGAGAAGCCGCTGCTCGCCCCGGCGACCAAGGAAGAGAAGCGCGCTTCCTTCGACGAGTTCGCCAAGGCGCTCGAGGGTGCCGAGGACAAGGGTGAGGCCATCACCCCGAAGGCCAAGAAGGCGAAGGCGGACGAG
The Streptomyces roseofulvus genome window above contains:
- a CDS encoding [protein-PII] uridylyltransferase; this translates as MTTLEPQDATEEQGPEGYAADRLRLLHEKERTGPERRTALARLTDDWLAGLFAAAAPPRGVALVAVGGYGRAELSPRSDLDLLLLHDGSAPKEAVAALADRIWYPVWDLGLALDHSVRTPAQARATAAEDLKVQLGLLDARPLAGDAALAAALRSTVLADWRNQAVRRLPELAELCRDRAERSGELRFLLEPDLKEARGGLRDAQALRAVAASWLADAPRDGLDTARRRLLDARDALHLATGRATDRLALQEQDAVAEELGLLDADTLLRGVYEAAGVVTYASDVTWREVGRVLKARSARPRLRSLLGGRAGPKAPAERTPLAEGVVEMDGEAVLALSAKPERDPALPLRAAAAAAQHGLPLSPHAVRRLAATAKPLPVPWPAEARENLVTLLGAGASAVPVWEALEAEGLVTRLLPDWERVRHRPQRNPVHTWTVDRHLVETAVRAASLTRRVGRPDLLLVAALLHDIGKGWPGDHSVAGETIARDLAARIGFDRTDTATVATVVRHHLLLVDTATRRDLDDPATVQAVAAAVGTVGTLELLHALTEADALATGPAAWSAWRASLVADLVKRVTGVLAGEPLPDPEAAAPSAEQERLAVEALRTGEPVLALHTRDEQPLDPDEPEPVGVELLIALPDQPGVLPAVAGVLALHRLTVRAADLRAVELPTELGSAPGSVLVLDWRVAAEYGSLPQGHRLRADLLRALDGSLDIAARLAEREAAYPRRRGVQAPPPRVTVAPADSRLATVLEVRAQDAPGLLHRIGRALEGAAVRVRSAHVSTLGANAVDTLYVTRPDGSLLPDEEAIDLARALEEALG
- the ffh gene encoding signal recognition particle protein, whose translation is MFDTLSDRLAATFKNLRGKGRLSEADIDATAREIRIALLEADVALPVVRSFIKQVKERATGAEVSQALNPAQQVIKIVNEELIGILGGETRRLRFAKTAPTVIMLAGLQGAGKTTLAGKLGLWLKGQGHSPLLVACDLQRPNAVNQLSVVADRAGVAFYGPQPGNGVGDPVQVAKDSIEYARSKMYDIVIVDTAGRLGIDQELMQQAADIRDAVSPDEILFVVDAMIGQDAVNTAEAFRDGVGFDGVVLSKLDGDARGGAALSIAHVTGKQIMFASNGEKLDDFDAFHPDRMASRILGMGDMLSLIEKAQQTFDEEEAAKMASKLASKKGQDFTLDDFLAQMEQVRKMGSISKLLGMLPGMGQMKEQIANIDERDVDRTAAIIKSMTPAERQDPTIINGSRRARIAKGSGVEVSAVKGLVERFFEARKMMSRMAQGGGLPGMPGIPGMGGGPGRQKKQVKQAKGKRKSGNPMKRKAEEQAAQAKREQAQQGGAFGLPGAGQGPQDFELPDEFKKFMG
- the ftsH gene encoding ATP-dependent zinc metalloprotease FtsH, which produces MANPVPPRDRTDQPWRSEGAPPPPPPKRKMPGGWGSLVLTALAVYLIANVVLSFFNEGDGPTISYTEFSKQVTAGNVTKIYSKGDAIQGQLKEKQPVPDGDGDYTKFQTQRPAFADDDLWAQLTRQKVTVTAEPVVQERSFLANLLLSLAPMLLLVLLWVFIARRMSAGMGGAGGMLGRKQPPKPVELEGGRRTTFADVAGIDEVEGELNDVVDFLKNPQAYRDMGAKMPRGVLLAGPPGTGKTLLARAVAGEAGVPFFSASASEFIEMIVGVGASRVRELFAEARKVAPAIIFIDEIDTIGRARGGGSGMGGHDEREQTLNQILTEMDGFTGSEGVIVLAATNRADVLDPALTRPGRFDRIVHVNPPDRGGREAILRIHTRQIPLAKDVDLEQVARTTPGMTGAELANLANEAALLAVKREQKAVTQSDLSDALEKVQLGAERPLVMPEEERRRTAYHESGHALLGMLQPGADPVRKITIVPRGRALGVTLSTPDADKYAYTEEYLRGRIIGALGGMAAEQVVFGVITTGAESDLEQVTNIARGMVGRWGMSVTVGRLTAIPSDAQQAYGLSAAPSTLDTVDAEMRRIVDECYEDAVRLLREHRDRLDALSAALLAEETLEEEAAYRAAGIERPDPNAPEPGVGPRPETPA
- a CDS encoding methyltransferase type 11, producing the protein MTPTLVPHHPARDWAEIQERMLVPLYEAVHERLGVGPGTRLLGLDCGTGLALLMAAARGAAAAGAEADHARAELARTRLPDTVPVTSDVPEDGPYDVVTAFHAADRTSFGPADLTRAAQRGTAVVLAGWGPPERCATERLLRLADRLADRRPSPRADLGALAVRAGLRPVGDGRVACPFGYADEASAVRGLLSTGVFDAAVRAGDPAQVEKEIEEALAPYRRADGTVWMPNVFRYVVARVP
- the rpsP gene encoding 30S ribosomal protein S16, giving the protein MAVKIKLKRLGKIRQPHYRIVVADSRTRRDGRAIEEIGLYHPTYNPSRIEVDSERAQYWLSVGAQPTEPVLAILKLTGDWQKHKGLPAPEKPLLAPATKEEKRASFDEFAKALEGAEDKGEAITPKAKKAKADEAEAESTTEA